The following coding sequences are from one Salvelinus namaycush isolate Seneca chromosome 23, SaNama_1.0, whole genome shotgun sequence window:
- the LOC120018869 gene encoding extracellular calcium-sensing receptor-like: MSLWGWLWLLYCLHVPGCVWGLDGGGEGDCRLEAKPVSGSVYRAGDVVIGGLFPIHVEAPLPEQEFRSINGNATCTIFNQRAYRWLQTMIFAVEEINRDPALLPNLTLGFLASDTCRSEGTTLGAALAMVTGKEASVVGTECGTTPEVPVIIGDARSSASMVVAQTLGPFDLPMVSYFATCACLSDNWRYPSFFRTVPSDAFQARGMAKLLRLLKWVWVGLVSEDGDYGKFGVQLLLQELQGSGVCVAYSEVLPKLPSKRKIRHIADTIRGSTARVVVAFVGFAGHSGALMEEVVRQNITDKQWIASEAWVTFSTIAAPKNLPSLAGTIGFALKKADIPGLGTFLTRLHPDGDYQKSDPFVWELWEEMFVCSLGVDLSVTLLSRRQCTGSEVIREGESLYADVSQLRASYNVYKAVYAIAYAIQDMVACRPGDGVFNGGQCPDIRKLQPSQIVHYLRGVNFSTPVGESFHFDMNGDPPASYEIINWHVTPEGTAEFVQVGHFLSSEGSDDQFHIDMDKVVWGGGSGDEVPVSVCSADCPPGTRHAVQKGKPVCCFDCLSCAEGEISNTTGSDQCIRCPERFWSNPDRTACIPQLVDFLSYSDTMGVILSVISVSGATLTAGALATFLYHRHTALVKANNSELSFLLLLSLKLCFLCALVFIGRPKPWTCMLRHTLFGISFVFCISCLLSRTVVVLVAFRATLPGENLMRYFSPTQQRMGISLCTLIQVLICVLWLALAPPRPAERGDREGRGPRVVLECEVGSVVGFSLVLGYIGLLASLCLLLAFLARKLPDNFNEAKLITFSMLIFCAVWISFIPAYVSSPGKYTVAVEIFAILASSFGLLFCLFAPKCFIILLRPERNTKKHMMSK, from the exons atgAGCCTCTGGGGCTGGCTGTGGCTGCTCTACTGTCTCCATGTCCCTGGGTGTGTCTGGGGTCTGGAtggaggtggagagggggattGTCGGCTGGAAGCTAAGCCCGTCTCCGGCAGTGTTTATCGGGCAGGAGATGTGGTCATTGGGGGCCTGTTCCCCATCCATGTGGAAGCCCCTCTGCCAGAGCAGGAGTTCAGGAGCATTAATGGAAATGCTACCTGTACAAT TTTCAACCAGCGTGCTTACCGTTGGCTCCAGACTATGATCTTTGCTGTGGAGGAGATTAACCGTGACCCAGCCCTCCTGCCTAACCTCACCCTGGGGTTCCTGGCTTCTGACACATGTCGGTCAGAGGGCACCACCCTGGGGGCAGCCCTAGCCATGGTGACCGGCAAAGAGGCCTCAGTGGTGGGCACAGAGTGTGGCACAACCCCCGAGGTTCCCGTTATCATCGGGGATGCCCGCTCCTCAGCTTCCATGGTGGTGGCACAGACCCTCGGGCCGTTTGATTTACCCATG GTGAGTTACTTTGCCACTTGTGCATGTTTGAGTGACAACTGGAGGTATCCCTCGTTCTTCCGTACGGTACCCAGTGATGCCTTCCAGGCTCGGGGCATGGCCAAGCTGCTGCGTCTGCTGAAATGGGTGTGGGTGGGACTGGTGTCAGAGGATGGTGACTATGGCAAGTTTGGGGTTCAGCTGCTTCTCCAAGAGCTCCAGGGATCTGGGGTGTGTGTCGCCTACTCTGAGGTCCTCCCCAAG TTACCGTCTAAGAGAAAGATCAGGCACATTGCGGACACCATCAGAGGATCTACTGCCAGAGTGGTGGTGGCATTTGTAGGATTTGCAGGTCATTCAGGG GCCCTGATGGAAGAGGTTGTCCGCCAGAACATTACAGATAAGCAGTGGATTGCCTCAGAGGCCTGGGTCACTTTCTCTACTATTGCCGCCCCAAAGAACCTGCCCTCTCTTGCCGGGACAATCGGTTTTGCCTTGAAGAAAGCTGATATTCCCGGCCTGGGGACTTTCCTAACACGCCTCCATCCAGACGGGGACTACCAGAAGTCCGACCCCTTCGTGTGGGAATTGTGGGAAGAGATGTTTGTGTGTTCTCTGGGGGTTGACCTCAGCGTGACACTGCTGTCCAGGCGACAGTGCACTGGGTCAGAGGTCATAC GTGAGGGGGAGAGCCTGTATGCTGACGTGTCTCAGCTGAGAGCCAGCTATAATGTGTACAAGGCTGTGTACGCCATCGCCTACGCCATACAGGATATGGTGGCCTGTCGACCAGGGGACGGAGTCTTTAATGGTGGACAGTGCCCTGATATCAGGAAGCTTCAGCCCAGCCAG ATTGTTCATTATCTGAGGGGAGTGAACTTCAGTACTCCTGTGGGGGAATCTTTCCACTTCGACATGAATGGTGATCCGCCTGCCTCTTATGAGATCATCAACTGGCATGTGACCCCCGAGGGGACGGCAGAGTTTGTCCAGGTCGGACATTTTCTGTCCTCTGAGGGATCGGACGACCAGTTCCACATCGACATGGATAAAGTGGTGTGGGGTGGGGGCAGCGGAGATGAG GTCCCTGTGTCTGTATGCAGTGCTGACTGTCCCCCTGGTACCAGGCATGCGGTACAGAAGGGGAAGCCTGTTTGCTGCTTTGACTGTCTGTCCTGCGCTGAGGGAGAGATCAGCAACACAACAG GGTCAGATCAGTGTATTAGGTGTCCAGAGCGGTTCTGGTCCAACCCTGATCGTACGGCCTGCATCCCCCAGCTGGTGGACTTCCTCTCCTACAGCGACACCATGGGCGTCATCCTGTCTGTCATCTCAGTTTCCGGGGCAACACTCACAGCCGGTGCCCTGGCCACCTTCCTCTACCACCGTCACACGGCCCTG GTGAAAGCCAACAACTCTGAGCTCAGCTTCCTGCTCCTGCTGTCACTCAAGCTCTGCTTCCTGTGTGCGCTGGTTTTCATTGGCCGGCCGAAGCCTTGGACGTGCATGCTGAGACACACCCTGTTTGGTATAAGCTTTGTTTTCTGCATCTCCTGTCTGCTCAGCAGGactgtggtggtgctggtggCCTTCAGGGCCACTCTGCCTGGAGAGAACCTGATGAGATACTTCAGCCCCACCCAGCAGAGGATGGGTATCTCACTCTGCACACTCATCCAG GTGTTGATCTGTGTACTGTGGCTGGCCTTAGCTCCACCCCGACCTGctgagaggggggacagagagggtcGGGGGCCGAGGGTCGTCCTGGAGTGTGAGGTGGGCTCTGTGGTTGGCTTCTCTCTGGTGCTGGGCTACATCGGCCTGCtggcctccctctgtctcctcttagCCTTCCTGGCCAGGAAACTCCCAGACAACTTCAACGAGGCCAAGCTCATCACCTTCAGCATGCTGATCTTCTGTGCCGTGTGGATCTCCTTCATCCCTGCCTACGTCAGCTCTCCTGGGAAGTACACAGTAGCTGTAGAGATCTTTGCCATCCTGGCCTCCAGCTTTgggctgctgttctgtctgttTGCTCCAAAGTGTTTCATCATCCTTCTGAGACCAGAGAGAAacaccaagaaacacatgatgtccaaatag